A portion of the Blastopirellula sediminis genome contains these proteins:
- a CDS encoding LamG-like jellyroll fold domain-containing protein — MNDQSKERVDELIEKHFLGQLDDQEQAELTATLKADAAARERFRNAAMIDSELRYLASGESRSKSGSRESGQMAQLGWLAALAASLLIVGGVYFANWSPGRSHLDSAHLNPTTIRSLAQLDVGYHYRFEEGFAPQLDQFKRGEYRLTEGAVTLAFANGVSVSVESPARFTLINAKRMELELGRARAIVPEEGHGFVIATSKLEVEDLGTEFGVVVDEAQNGELHVFAGEVRLHEPNQPPELMEENQAIAWKGDAKPRTIAANEDAFATGTSIGYRHWLAQSENLRKDPSAIFYFDFEPKEGDPNTILNRAKNPKLPAGDVKEGIWATGRWPEKGALLLEHGDARIDLDITGEYDEVTIMGWVQVHRYDHAIQALFNSRDYETGEHHWNLLRNGELRVGIADAYAITTTKTIPSNHWTHVAARLDREKKVSTYFLNGVEVGQAIWDVDTPVRFGPCSIGAYAMTGGDKPDDVQYSRQLRGRIDEMGVFSRLFTDDEIRQAYDAGKNF; from the coding sequence ATGAACGACCAGTCCAAAGAGCGAGTCGACGAACTGATCGAGAAGCATTTTCTCGGCCAACTCGACGACCAGGAACAAGCCGAACTGACCGCCACGTTGAAGGCGGACGCCGCAGCGCGGGAGCGTTTCCGCAACGCGGCGATGATCGACTCCGAGCTCCGCTATCTCGCCAGCGGCGAATCGCGCTCGAAGTCAGGCTCGCGCGAGTCAGGACAAATGGCGCAGCTCGGCTGGCTTGCGGCGCTCGCCGCATCGCTGCTAATTGTCGGCGGCGTCTACTTCGCCAACTGGTCCCCCGGTCGTTCGCATCTGGATAGCGCGCATCTAAACCCCACGACGATTCGCTCCCTCGCGCAGCTCGACGTCGGCTATCACTATCGCTTTGAAGAGGGCTTCGCTCCGCAGTTGGATCAATTCAAACGGGGCGAGTATCGCCTGACCGAAGGCGCCGTCACGTTAGCGTTCGCCAATGGCGTCTCGGTTTCCGTCGAAAGTCCCGCGCGCTTCACCTTGATCAACGCCAAGCGAATGGAACTGGAGCTCGGCCGCGCTCGCGCGATCGTGCCGGAAGAAGGGCATGGTTTCGTTATCGCCACTTCGAAGCTGGAAGTGGAAGACCTGGGAACCGAGTTCGGCGTCGTCGTCGACGAAGCGCAAAACGGCGAGCTCCACGTCTTCGCCGGCGAGGTCCGTCTCCATGAACCGAATCAACCGCCGGAACTGATGGAAGAGAATCAGGCGATCGCGTGGAAAGGGGACGCCAAGCCGCGCACCATCGCCGCCAACGAAGACGCGTTCGCCACCGGCACGTCCATCGGTTACCGGCATTGGCTCGCCCAAAGCGAGAACCTTCGGAAAGATCCTTCCGCGATCTTCTATTTCGACTTTGAGCCGAAGGAAGGGGATCCCAACACGATCCTCAACCGCGCCAAGAATCCGAAGTTGCCCGCCGGCGACGTGAAGGAAGGAATCTGGGCGACCGGTCGTTGGCCCGAAAAAGGGGCGCTGCTGCTGGAGCATGGCGACGCGCGGATCGACCTCGATATTACCGGCGAATATGACGAAGTGACGATCATGGGCTGGGTCCAGGTCCATCGCTACGATCACGCGATCCAGGCCCTCTTCAACTCGCGCGACTACGAGACCGGCGAGCATCACTGGAACCTCCTCCGCAACGGCGAACTGCGGGTCGGCATCGCCGATGCGTATGCGATCACCACCACCAAGACGATTCCTTCGAACCACTGGACCCATGTCGCCGCGCGACTCGATCGCGAGAAGAAGGTCTCCACCTATTTCCTCAACGGCGTCGAAGTCGGTCAGGCGATCTGGGACGTCGATACGCCAGTTCGCTTTGGACCTTGTTCGATCGGCGCCTACGCCATGACCGGAGGAGACAAGCCGGACGACGTTCAATATTCGCGTCAACTGCGCGGTCGCATCGACGAGATGGGGGTCTTCTCGCGACTCTTCACCGACGATGAAATCCGCCAGGCCTACGACGCCGGCAAGAATTTCTAA
- a CDS encoding sigma-70 family RNA polymerase sigma factor: protein MNEERFLSLFLQHERELAGVARACLPTWDAVDDVLQESSLVMWRKIDQLRSDDEFLPWAKVILRFEILKYRRSLSRDRLLLDDELVELIAVEESSTPADLHAERRSAVQACLEKFSTEHRTLLLAPYMRDDAVKSIAEAAGKTANSLYKRLGRLRLKLHDCVHLRLGTPR, encoded by the coding sequence TTGAACGAAGAACGCTTTTTATCCCTGTTTTTGCAGCACGAGCGCGAGTTGGCCGGCGTCGCACGCGCCTGCTTGCCGACTTGGGACGCCGTCGACGACGTCTTGCAAGAATCGAGTCTGGTAATGTGGCGGAAGATCGATCAACTGCGCAGCGACGACGAGTTTTTACCCTGGGCGAAAGTGATCCTGCGGTTTGAGATCCTCAAGTACCGCCGCAGCCTGAGCCGCGATCGGTTGTTGCTCGATGACGAACTGGTCGAGCTGATCGCGGTAGAAGAGTCGTCGACGCCCGCCGACCTGCACGCCGAACGGCGCTCGGCGGTGCAGGCCTGCCTCGAAAAGTTCTCCACCGAACACCGGACGCTACTGCTCGCCCCCTACATGCGCGACGATGCGGTAAAATCAATCGCAGAAGCGGCCGGCAAAACGGCCAACAGCCTCTACAAACGTTTGGGGCGCCTCCGCCTGAAGTTGCACGATTGCGTCCATCTAAGATTGGGTACGCCAAGATGA
- a CDS encoding PSD1 and planctomycete cytochrome C domain-containing protein, with amino-acid sequence MLPTATRPLAAISVLLTFALSAAADETIDFRSQVQPILADRCFHCHGPDAKNQESAFRLDSQQNLFADLGGYAAVVPGDLEKSELHARIHSADASALMPPADSNRSLTEEEKRILDLWIQQGAVYQGHWAFSPPERSEVPREAIAASDWSAETKALWSQNPIDAFLARRLIEQKLQPSPEADPATLLRRASLTLTGLLPPPALHDRFVKDPTAENYAAAIDELMRSDAYAERQTLHWLDAARYADTDGYQNDSERTNWPWRDWVIAAMQSNMPFDQFTIEQLAGDMLPGATDSQRLATAFNRNHRQNAEGGALAAEFFVENVIDRVETTSTVWLGLTMGCARCHDHKYDPLSQREFYQLFGYFNNIGEAGVGAGVKANPTIKAHSPLVSVPPELVQNRDAAQQEVAKSREAIDTRMKSWAAAQRERQTERDEEWTAVNVADAMLDGDGKLEVSEHRVVRFSPGGSGLNLAYELKLAPQPSHWTALKIEALADGAFAKPRQLAPSVNGNFVLTNLEVLRGGEPLKLHSVSASFEQASHSAAFAIDDDPKSGWAVFDPQAKGESVALVIRLAQPIDVAADDSLVVRMRFDSQYANHAIGKFQLSATSDPDAGLAESDQFTPAVAAALRKDEGKRTADDWKKIEGFYETIDPPLQKAQGVLDAAQKKLSAASGPEVSVMVMNERSGEPVATYLLNRGLYNEPVKDEPLTRGVPTALVGDEGKQPGDRLELARWMVSRENPLTARTTVNRIWQQHFGVGLVKTANDFGLQGERPSHPELLDWLAVELIESGWDLRHLQRLIVTSAAYRQSSRHSAEQEAVDPTNRLVARGPRFRLDGFAIRDIALQSSGLLVTKLGGPSVKPYQPNGLWEVVAANAGTKYRPDSGDGLYRKSMYTYWKRAVNPPRQTIFDAGGREVCSVQANRTNTPLQALVLMNDPTFIECARNLAQQELLAHKGNEGAAIAAIYRAAIGRDADAETLAILQSNWEFFRNHFAEQTEAASKLIAIGASKADPQIDAQELAAMTAVAHLILNLDEFVTVE; translated from the coding sequence TTGCTACCAACTGCCACGCGACCGCTGGCGGCGATCTCCGTTTTGCTGACGTTTGCGCTGTCAGCCGCCGCCGACGAAACGATCGACTTTCGCAGCCAGGTTCAGCCGATTCTAGCGGACCGCTGTTTTCATTGTCACGGACCCGACGCGAAGAACCAGGAATCGGCCTTCCGGTTGGATAGTCAGCAGAACTTGTTTGCCGATTTAGGGGGGTATGCGGCGGTCGTCCCAGGCGACTTGGAGAAGAGCGAGCTCCACGCGCGGATTCATAGCGCAGACGCTTCAGCCCTGATGCCGCCGGCCGACAGCAATCGTTCGTTGACGGAGGAAGAGAAGCGAATCCTTGACCTGTGGATTCAGCAAGGCGCCGTCTATCAAGGTCATTGGGCCTTCTCGCCGCCGGAGCGAAGCGAAGTTCCGCGGGAGGCGATCGCCGCGAGCGATTGGTCGGCCGAGACGAAAGCCCTTTGGTCGCAGAATCCGATCGACGCGTTTCTCGCGCGGCGCTTGATCGAACAGAAACTGCAGCCTTCTCCCGAAGCGGATCCGGCGACGTTACTGCGCCGCGCTTCCCTCACTCTGACCGGATTGTTGCCGCCGCCAGCGCTGCACGATCGCTTCGTGAAAGATCCGACCGCCGAGAACTACGCCGCTGCGATCGACGAGTTGATGCGGTCCGACGCCTACGCCGAGCGGCAGACGCTCCATTGGCTCGACGCGGCACGCTACGCCGATACCGATGGCTACCAAAACGATAGCGAGCGGACCAACTGGCCGTGGCGCGACTGGGTGATCGCGGCGATGCAAAGCAACATGCCGTTCGATCAATTCACGATTGAGCAACTCGCCGGCGATATGCTGCCGGGCGCCACCGACTCACAACGATTGGCGACCGCCTTCAACCGCAACCATCGGCAAAACGCCGAGGGAGGCGCCTTGGCTGCAGAGTTTTTCGTCGAGAACGTAATCGACCGCGTCGAGACGACGTCGACCGTCTGGCTCGGTCTAACGATGGGGTGTGCCCGTTGTCACGATCACAAGTACGATCCGCTCAGCCAACGCGAGTTCTATCAGCTGTTCGGCTATTTCAACAACATCGGCGAGGCGGGCGTCGGCGCCGGCGTGAAAGCGAACCCGACGATTAAGGCCCATTCGCCGCTGGTGAGCGTTCCGCCGGAACTAGTTCAGAATCGCGACGCGGCGCAGCAGGAGGTCGCCAAATCGCGGGAAGCGATCGACACCCGGATGAAGAGCTGGGCCGCCGCCCAACGCGAACGGCAGACGGAGCGGGACGAAGAGTGGACCGCCGTCAACGTCGCCGATGCGATGCTGGACGGGGACGGCAAGCTGGAAGTGAGCGAGCACCGCGTCGTCCGCTTTTCGCCGGGAGGCTCCGGTTTAAACCTGGCGTATGAACTTAAGCTGGCGCCCCAACCGTCCCACTGGACGGCGCTGAAGATCGAGGCGCTCGCGGACGGAGCGTTCGCCAAGCCGCGCCAATTGGCGCCGAGCGTCAACGGCAACTTTGTGCTGACCAATTTGGAAGTGCTGCGCGGCGGCGAGCCGCTGAAGCTTCATTCCGTTTCGGCTTCGTTTGAGCAAGCCAGCCATTCGGCCGCGTTTGCGATCGACGACGATCCGAAAAGCGGCTGGGCCGTCTTTGATCCGCAGGCGAAAGGAGAAAGCGTCGCGCTGGTGATTCGTTTGGCGCAGCCGATCGACGTCGCCGCGGACGATTCGCTGGTGGTGCGGATGCGGTTCGACAGCCAGTACGCCAATCATGCGATCGGCAAGTTCCAGCTCTCGGCGACCTCCGATCCCGATGCCGGTCTTGCCGAATCAGATCAGTTCACTCCGGCCGTCGCGGCGGCGCTTCGCAAGGACGAAGGAAAACGAACGGCGGACGATTGGAAGAAGATCGAAGGCTTTTACGAAACGATCGACCCGCCGCTGCAAAAAGCGCAAGGCGTATTAGATGCGGCCCAGAAAAAGCTTTCGGCGGCGAGCGGCCCCGAAGTGAGCGTGATGGTGATGAATGAACGGTCGGGCGAGCCGGTCGCGACCTATCTGTTGAATCGCGGGCTATACAATGAGCCGGTGAAAGACGAACCGCTAACCCGCGGCGTGCCGACGGCGCTGGTTGGCGATGAAGGGAAGCAGCCTGGCGATCGCTTGGAACTGGCCCGGTGGATGGTCTCGCGTGAGAATCCGCTGACTGCGCGGACGACCGTCAATCGGATTTGGCAGCAACATTTTGGCGTTGGCTTGGTGAAGACGGCGAACGACTTTGGCTTGCAGGGAGAACGCCCGAGCCATCCGGAACTGCTCGACTGGCTGGCAGTCGAATTGATTGAATCGGGCTGGGATCTGCGTCATTTGCAGCGGCTGATTGTGACCAGCGCCGCCTATCGGCAGTCGTCGCGCCATTCGGCCGAGCAAGAGGCTGTCGATCCTACAAATCGCTTGGTTGCCCGCGGACCGCGATTTCGGCTCGATGGTTTTGCGATTCGCGATATTGCCTTGCAGTCGAGCGGCCTGTTGGTAACGAAGCTCGGCGGTCCTTCGGTCAAACCGTATCAGCCCAATGGGCTGTGGGAAGTGGTTGCGGCGAACGCAGGGACCAAGTATCGCCCCGATAGCGGCGACGGACTCTATCGCAAGAGCATGTACACCTACTGGAAGCGAGCGGTCAATCCGCCGCGGCAGACGATCTTTGACGCCGGCGGACGCGAGGTCTGCAGCGTGCAAGCGAATCGAACCAACACGCCGCTCCAGGCGCTCGTCTTGATGAACGATCCAACGTTCATTGAGTGTGCCCGCAACTTGGCGCAGCAGGAATTGCTTGCTCACAAAGGGAACGAAGGGGCTGCTATCGCCGCCATTTATCGCGCCGCGATCGGACGCGACGCCGATGCGGAGACGCTGGCGATCTTGCAGAGCAACTGGGAGTTCTTTCGCAATCACTTTGCCGAGCAGACGGAAGCGGCGAGCAAGTTGATTGCGATTGGCGCGTCAAAGGCCGATCCGCAGATTGACGCGCAGGAGTTGGCGGCGATGACGGCGGTCGCCCACTTGATTTTGAACCTTGATGAATTTGTGACGGTGGAATAA
- a CDS encoding DUF1501 domain-containing protein — MSANELTQEGRMMLTRRRFFGRTASGVGVAALASLLGENALAANDDAAIAPPTGLLKAYHHAPKAKRVIYLFQSGAPSQQELFDPKPVLRENEGKDLKDFVEMTQRVTGMTAGQKSFPLAGSRYGFSKMGESGIELGNELLPKISTLVDDMCLIRSMHTEAINHDPAMTFFQTGNQLPGRPSAGAWLHYGLGTLNENLPTFITMVSRGSGRPNCQPLYDRLWGSGFLPSTYAGVKLMSVGDPVLYLSNPEGLDSTARRRMLDDLAKLNQKKLDEFADPEIHTRIQQYELAYRMQTSVPELTDFSDEPQHVLDAYGPDVQKRGSYAYNCLLARRLAERDVRFIQLFHMGWDQHFTLPKQLPGQCRDVDQATTALVNDLKHRGLLEDTLVVWGGEFGRTSYCQGTLNAETYGRDHHPRCFSLWMTGAGVKPGMTYGATDDVCYNITENPVHVHDLHATMLHLLGIDHTRLTYRFQGRYFRLTDVHGEVVRDILT; from the coding sequence ATGAGCGCGAACGAGTTGACGCAAGAAGGCCGCATGATGCTGACGCGGCGCCGCTTTTTCGGCCGCACCGCTTCCGGCGTAGGAGTCGCTGCGCTCGCATCGCTGTTGGGAGAGAACGCGCTGGCGGCGAATGACGATGCGGCGATCGCCCCACCGACTGGTTTGCTCAAAGCGTATCACCATGCCCCGAAGGCGAAGCGGGTGATCTATCTGTTCCAGAGCGGCGCGCCGTCGCAGCAGGAACTGTTCGATCCGAAGCCGGTCCTGCGCGAGAATGAAGGGAAAGATCTGAAAGATTTCGTCGAGATGACGCAGCGGGTCACTGGGATGACCGCCGGACAGAAGTCTTTTCCGCTCGCCGGATCGCGGTATGGCTTTTCCAAAATGGGCGAGTCGGGGATCGAGCTCGGCAATGAGCTGCTGCCGAAGATCTCGACGCTTGTCGACGACATGTGCCTGATCCGTTCGATGCACACCGAAGCGATCAATCATGACCCGGCGATGACCTTCTTTCAGACCGGCAATCAGCTGCCTGGTCGTCCTAGCGCCGGGGCTTGGCTCCATTACGGGCTCGGCACGCTCAATGAAAACCTTCCGACCTTCATTACGATGGTGTCCCGCGGATCGGGACGCCCGAACTGTCAGCCGCTTTATGATCGGTTGTGGGGAAGCGGCTTTCTGCCGTCGACTTATGCCGGCGTCAAACTGATGAGCGTCGGCGATCCGGTGCTGTATCTCAGCAATCCGGAGGGACTCGATTCGACGGCACGCCGGCGGATGCTCGACGACCTGGCGAAGCTGAACCAGAAGAAGCTCGACGAGTTCGCTGATCCGGAGATTCATACCCGGATCCAACAGTACGAACTGGCCTATCGGATGCAAACGTCGGTGCCGGAGTTGACCGATTTCTCCGACGAACCGCAGCACGTGCTCGACGCTTATGGGCCTGACGTGCAGAAGCGGGGAAGCTACGCCTACAACTGCCTGCTGGCGCGACGATTGGCCGAACGGGACGTGCGGTTCATCCAGCTGTTCCACATGGGTTGGGATCAGCATTTCACGCTGCCGAAGCAATTGCCGGGACAATGCCGCGACGTCGATCAGGCGACGACGGCGCTGGTCAACGATCTGAAGCATCGCGGCTTGCTGGAAGATACGCTGGTCGTCTGGGGGGGCGAGTTCGGGCGAACTTCGTATTGCCAGGGGACGCTCAATGCCGAGACCTACGGCCGCGACCATCATCCCCGCTGTTTCTCGCTCTGGATGACCGGTGCCGGCGTCAAGCCAGGGATGACCTACGGCGCGACCGACGACGTCTGCTACAACATCACGGAAAACCCGGTCCACGTGCATGACCTGCACGCGACGATGTTGCATCTATTGGGCATCGACCACACGCGCCTCACCTATCGCTTCCAGGGACGCTACTTTCGGCTGACCGACGTCCATGGGGAAGTGGTGCGCGACATTTTGACGTAG
- a CDS encoding EF-hand domain-containing protein has protein sequence MFELLDYDRNGALSRRELRYAWRRIKAAGAVEVGAIQPEKLPRQLHLTVSLGQPSSLLISYR, from the coding sequence TTGTTTGAACTGCTCGACTACGATCGGAACGGGGCGCTGTCGCGGCGGGAACTGCGCTACGCTTGGAGACGCATCAAAGCGGCCGGCGCTGTGGAAGTTGGTGCGATCCAACCGGAGAAGTTGCCGCGACAACTCCACCTGACGGTCAGTCTGGGGCAGCCGTCGTCGCTGCTAATTTCTTACCGCTAG
- a CDS encoding BBP7 family outer membrane beta-barrel protein — protein MRCTATFTLIALIALSSFASAQDFCGCGNFEDPTLTFSGEALMLWRDQNYAGPLVFNETTMAPALTGDDVNYGGAGGTRLTLHREVQNGWAFEAVYFGMNDWSSNYLVTGNNNISLPGDAGIGTFDFFAADAMGVALGSKIQNVELNVTKTAGNLQLLAGFRFFGLTEDLTISSYDADTFLSDYRVKADNHLYGGQLGARYHEQWNRLSLYGETKLGIYDNSSDNSTLFRDLNNTLVLRNTRNNANSTSFVGELRFGVDYLLTEHLHATLGYNMLWVTDVALAPYQLDFTDTMTSSQFLDDSHSVFYHGINVGLVATF, from the coding sequence GTGCGTTGTACTGCTACCTTTACCCTGATCGCGCTCATCGCCCTCTCGTCGTTTGCAAGCGCGCAAGATTTTTGCGGCTGCGGAAACTTCGAAGATCCGACTCTCACCTTCTCAGGCGAAGCGCTGATGCTGTGGCGCGACCAGAACTACGCTGGTCCGTTGGTCTTCAACGAAACGACGATGGCGCCGGCGCTGACCGGGGACGACGTCAACTATGGCGGCGCTGGGGGCACCCGATTGACGCTCCACCGCGAGGTCCAAAATGGCTGGGCGTTTGAAGCGGTTTACTTTGGCATGAACGACTGGAGTTCCAACTACCTGGTAACCGGCAATAACAACATCAGTTTGCCGGGTGACGCAGGGATTGGAACCTTCGACTTTTTCGCCGCCGATGCGATGGGAGTCGCTCTGGGATCGAAGATTCAGAACGTCGAATTGAACGTCACCAAGACCGCGGGAAATCTTCAACTGCTGGCCGGGTTTCGCTTCTTTGGTCTGACGGAAGATCTCACGATCTCCTCCTATGACGCCGACACCTTCCTCAGCGACTATCGCGTCAAGGCCGACAATCACTTGTACGGCGGTCAGCTCGGCGCCCGTTATCACGAACAGTGGAATCGCTTGTCGCTGTATGGCGAAACGAAGCTCGGCATCTACGACAACTCGTCCGACAACTCGACCTTGTTCCGCGATTTGAACAACACGCTGGTGCTGCGTAATACTCGCAACAATGCAAATTCGACGTCGTTCGTCGGCGAGCTCCGCTTCGGCGTCGACTACCTGTTGACCGAGCACCTGCATGCGACGCTCGGCTACAACATGCTGTGGGTGACCGACGTCGCCTTGGCGCCGTATCAGCTGGACTTCACCGATACGATGACGAGCAGCCAGTTTCTGGATGACTCGCACTCGGTCTTCTATCACGGTATCAACGTCGGCCTGGTCGCGACCTTCTAA